Genomic segment of Hirundo rustica isolate bHirRus1 chromosome 6, bHirRus1.pri.v3, whole genome shotgun sequence:
GCTTTCACTTCTGTCTTCTCTGCTGTTGTTCATCTTTTTCCTTAGATTGGTTTCAAAGAACCACAAAAGAAGGGGGTTTTTATTTGACTAACATAGAGCTGTTGCCACCAGCATTATGTCACAGCACCATGGTCTAGAGTTATTCTGGTGCTTGTGCTGTCTGGTTTAAACATGCCAGGTGGAGGGACTGAAAATGGCATGCTTGTCCCATAGTTTCCCTGTAACAAAGTTAAAAGGAGTCCTCTGCAAGGATTACCTTGTTCTGCTAGGATAACACACAGTTCAGTTTTGTGAATTTGTTAGTCTCGTCTTACCAATTTATTTAGGATTTATATTGATAGTTCCTAGCTTAACAGTCCTGTAAGGATGTGTATTATAACCTATGtgctttccagtttttctcctttgaacTCTCTACAGATGAAAATAGCTTGGAGAGGGAAGGACTTTGAAGAGACAGGCAGTGCTGtggctcagctgctgtgaaTTCTGTGTTCAGAATGGCAGAAATGGGAGAGAGGATGCtaaaatgtttggggtttggatGGCAGTTCTGCATTTGACTCTGGGCAGCGTGGGGCTTCATAGCTGCTTTTCATGAGCATTCCTGTGCAGATCCCACCATCAGTCACATGCTGGGCTCTGCAGTCCTGGCACAGCTTGTGagtgctgctgtcaccagagGACACTTCTGCACTGACCGACAGGCCCCACAATCCAGCAATGGTTATAAATATTCCTGGGCCTCAGTCATCCTAAAGCCCATCCTCAACCACCAGAAAGTGATCTCAACTCATGTATTTAGCATGTTAGGCTTAgctaatgttttatttttagattgctgtctgaaaaacaaaaacttagTGGTTTTAAAAAGCACTATCAACTTTTTAAGCACCTTGTGAGGGGGCTTTGAAATGCTTGAATAGATTTAGATGATGCATCTTTTGTTTCCATAGTTGTTGCTTTTAAGAAGCTTCTTAGAACCAACCTTTGAGTTCAACCTTTATCAAACAGAATTTCCTTTCATTCAGATGCAACGCTGCAAACTGAGTCTGAGATCTGTCTGGAGCAATTTTAAGAGTATTAAAACTCTAGAACCTCTAGCGTCTGTCCTCCTTTTTGTCTGACCTTTACAACTTCCAATCTAAACAGGCCATATGAATTAATCTCTGCCATCTTGGCATTTTGTCACCGCTTCTTCTATCTCCTGGAGAGTATTTGATCCTTTACTAGTGATTCTTTTTTGTAGTTAAAAGATGTCTCCTTAAATCAGACCTGCAGTGTCATAGAAGTGCTGATCATGATTCAAAACAGTCAATTTTCCAAGGACCTTCTTCCAACGTGATGACATaactccagcaggaaaaggagcacaGAGCAATGAAGGTTAGTAGCAGTCAGGCCAAGCCTGGAAGACTTGGGATTAATGTCTGAAATGTCTGTACATTCTGTGTATAGTGCTGCTTTGCACTTGTCcaagcacagaaaaacaaggATTCCTTGTCCCACCGGGAACTCTGGCTGTCTCAGGGGGGGGCTTTTCTGTAAAAAAGAACATAACAAAGTTGAATCATCATACATGTATGTGTCAGGCAGCCCCAGCAACTTGAAGGTCTGTACACACCGATCCTAAAGGGAAAGAGCTTTTGGAAACCATCGCCACCTTTTCCTGGAGATGCACCAATTTAAACTGTGCCATTGCTGAGATGGCTGGCTGTATCCTAACTTTTGGCAGTTGTCCTGCAAACCAGGCTGAGGCTGTTCAAGAAATGACCCTTTCCAGCTGTCGTGCTCGTCTGCTGAGAGGAGTCACTGCTCTGTGGCTCAACAAGTTTTCAGAAACATAAGGTGAACTCACTGCTAAGAGAAGTGTAGATGTGCACTTCAGTAACACTGCTGTTGTCCTTACTCCTTCTTTCTGTAAGATCTATTATATTTAGATAGTAAATAAAGTACAATATGTAATATAATGAATATAATGCTGTGAGCAAAGAACCAACTGTTGAGCCACAACACAGAGTAAGGAAAGAAACTTATCTctgttctgattttaaaaagaaacaaaaacttctGCTTCTGTGCTGTGGTAAGTCTACTAAAATTCTAGCATAAGAGGCAGCAGAATTTGACTTTCTAAGCTTGAGGACAGAAACTTGGAGATTCCCAGCATATGGACTATCATTCATTTTGTAAGGCATGGGGAAAGTGACGAAATTGCTGAGTGTTGTCAATGCATGTGCATAGCAAAAGGACACTGCAGCAGTTAGAGATACATTTTGCAGGGTGTACAGGAATAATAACAAGGGCTAGCAGGATAAACAGTAGTTATTTCTTCTAGTGCTACAAACGTGTAAACCTTCATTAAAGTCGAATATGTGCTAATTATATAAAGGcaatttttatcttttgtttttattaatagaACACAGCTTTATTTTGAGCAAAGTTTCCCTGTATTTTAGACTTTAGGGGAAAATTTTGTTCTGTTCCGCCATTATTCTCCATGTTTCTCTCACAGgaggaatttttatttcctttttttttgccgCGTTTAAGTGCCATCCCTAACACGATGTCATCACAAGACACGgagttttaattaaatctcTCTTTCGCTGTCCACTGACAGGCCCGCGGCTGCTGTGATTCAGTGACACGTGTGAGCTACCAGCacggagggagagggggaattCCACCCTGCCCCGAAAAAcatgtggctgctgctccctcctcggGCATCCCTGCTGCGCTCAGGCTGCCGcggctccctgctgcctcctcccgcCCGTCCTTCCGCCGTACGGCCATCGTCGGGTCAGCTCCTCCCGGGAACGCGCTTGCTGACGAGCTCCGCAAGGCGGCCTGGGGGCTGGCGGGGGGAAGGGGCTTTTGCTCGGCCGCGTCCCCGCACGGGCTGCAAAGGGCCTTCCCCACTTGACAGGGGAAGAGGCTGCTTGACCGCAGCGAAGCATCGCCGCTCGGGGTCGGCGCACGCCGCCTCTCCCAGCTGCGGCCGGGCGGGCGGTGGCCGGGCGAGGCGGCGGCGAGGCGGGCAGCGCTCCCGGCCCtgcgaggcggcggcgggagcggccgggccgTGACTCAGCCGAGGAATGTCCTGGCGCGGGCGGCCGCGGCTCTCGGTGCCGGTGACGCAAGGGGCTCGGCTCGCCCGTCCCCCCGCGGGCAGAGCCCCCCGAGCGGGAGCGAGCGGCGCCTCGGCAGCCAGCGCCTCGCCCGCCCGCAGCCCTGCCCCGGCCGCTGCCGAGTGCAGCGGCCGCTCGGAGCCCCAGAGGGATTTTGGGATCGCACCCGCGGGCGAGGCCGCTTAAACCGGCAGAAGTGACCCGTGGAAAGGGGATGGTGGAGCCCGGAGTTCCCTTATGGGGCTTGCTGGGGATCCGTGCCTCGCAGCCGCACGCGCGTCCTGCCCCTCGCTTCAGGCTCCTGGAATGACCTCACAGGGAGGCACTGCAAAGCTTCCTGACTTGCAGCAAAATCGTGCCAGGATCCACAGCTTGAGAGTCAAATGTATTtactggggtttgtttgtttgcttttgggtttgtttggtttgggttttttgtttgttttttgaggcGTTTATGTGCAGtgtaaggagagagaaaagctcAGCGCTAGCATTTCACAGGTTTTCTCGAATACTCTCTTACATTACCAGAAGTTAGACTTTGGCATTCTTTgcactgaaaatacagaattgtTAGAGGGAAACTTGATATTTTGCAGGGGTATGCAGGACAGCAAAGGAGTAAAAGTACCCTGAGCAACAGATCTCATCAAATGCAGTCTCACATGGATTTCTCTCCTTTGacaggctgattttttttgaaCTAGATGGTATTAAGACTCTTATCTCAGTGTGCATCTATGCgagtttctctccttttcctttctctttgcttaTTCCTCTTGAAGGTAACCTGGCTACACCATAAGAACTCTGATGTCTCCTAGCAGAAACTGACAGGTTCCTGAATTGGACAGGTAGACATACAGCCCCACTTTCTTCTGTattaaatgaattattttataaaacttAATTACTTACTTAAGGATCTTAATTACTTTTGTGACTTCTTCTGTCAGATTTAACTCAAACAAGCCAACAAGTTAAAAAGTCACTGAGACAAGGACTAGCCCAAGTGAGAGAGGGGATGCCTGAGGAGGCCAAGCAGAGGCCTCGCTTCCATGGGAAGTGAGGCTGAAGTGGTAACACTGAGTTCAGCGAGGACGACAGAGAGGCAGATAGGACGCAAAGTGTACTAAAGGAAAGGACTATGATACCAAAGAGCTTCAATGCATCAAGCAGCTTAGTCCATTATAATAATTTCTCACTAATGAGCATCCAGGAGTTGAATCCAAACAAAGAGTGCCTCCTGCTTCACGGTGAGTCATTGCTTCCATCCACAGAGGGTGAAGGGGGGCTTGGAGGGCTTCCTCAGAGGCATGTGCTCCAAAGAGGGTATCATTCACAAAGCTtttagtgctgctgctgctggactcTCTGAATCATTGGGCTATTTCCGTGGTGCCTGGTGGGATGCGGGTCTTGTGGCATAAGGGTAGTGAAACTCGATGCTTCCTGAGTGCAGTGAGATGCCGAAGTGAGGAACCAGCTTTGTCTGAGTGTGCTCCAGCAATAAGATTTGCTTGGTCATTACTGCTTTTGGCTGGATACTGGCCATTTCTGTGGCCTCCAAAGTTCACCATTGGGCTCTATCACAGGTTCCTTCTCTGATCACTGCAGTCACCAGGAGTTCAAAATTCATTTCCTTGAAAATGAGAAGCCCCTTTCTGTTTACATGTGACCTGTTTTTCACCTCTAAGAAATGCTCTCAAATTCTGGTAAACTCATTTCTGTCTCAGAGATTTCTGTAAAGTGAGAAACTATTCCTCCTTCAGGCTGTGCTGCTTCTCTATTCTGCTGACTGCCAAGTACCAGTCAGtgatgtgcagcagcagcagccctcagtGCCTGGGTACCTCAAGTATGCACCTTGCGAAATGAAGAGAGTAGCAAGCACTCCTGATCCattcttcagtttccatggcattAAAAACAGAGGGTGAGTCATACACAGTTTTGCAGTTGTCATCCCTGGAGCACCTATCCAGCCACGCAACTCTGGAGCTGGTAACCCTCCACCTTTCATTTTAGGAGCCTGGGATTTGCAGTGCAGAGGTGCCGTGAGGGTGTCTGAGGGTGCTCTGCACAGGCATGAGCTTAGGGCACTTACACACAACAGGTTCACGGCCTTGTGCATGTTAGAAGTTTACTGAGCCCATGGCAGTGACTGTGGTCAGTGGCACCAGAGGATGTATTGCACATGGGCACAGCTACACCTGTTTGCCAAATATACAATAAAGGCACTCCTTCCTGAGTCCCACATTGCTGGCACTTGAACAGGCAGTAAAAGTAATTAACCAAGTGGCCatcatctgggaaaaaaaaaaaagtcttgagTCGAACAGAGCTCAGTGGCAACAGTGAAGTGTCCTGAATGTGTGACTGTAAGGAGCTGAGGGGTAAATATAGCTCTGGATTAGTGATTTCAAGGCTGATGGATCAAATTTCAAATATTGATGATGCAAATCAGTCTTGAATTCTGcatccacagggcaggataaaTCCAAAGGGCGGGATGTAACTCAAAAAGGATATTGGAAACATAGTGTCTCAGCTGAtcaacaaagtaatttataggAAGGGAGAACAGGGGGAGAAATGTCAGCACATCACTCACACAACATATATGTGTGTATCTAAAACACATAGAGGAATCTCATAGAGATACAGGCATGTTGACAAACAATGGCTCGCCGGCTTCCATCACCGTACCGGTAGCAATTCAAGTGTGGTGGGGAGAGAGAGCTGGCTGGTCTCAACGCAGGCTGGAGACTCACAGGTACAGCTCCTTGTGGTCCTCACTGTTTAGGATTTCTTGGTTTTCAGACACACCAGTTCTCCTCTTGTCCACTTGGACGGGCTAGAGATAAAATGCTCTGTGCTTGTTGTCCTGTGCCTGAAGCCCCCTCCAGCTCAGTACGGAACAGTAAAACACCGTCGAGGGTCgttcttccttgttttcctgtaagtcattttcccatcttttaaTGCGCCTTCCGCCCTACGTTCAGTGTCCCGCCCCAGTgtctgagcagctctgccaagacCGCAGAAAGAGTCTGTGCCAAGCCCCTTTGTGCCCAGGGCCTTTCCCTGCACGGCCCGGGGCAGTCGCGGCAGCAGCACAGATCCTCTTGGAGCGGGGACAAGGCGGGAGCACACAGGAGCGACACAATGCCGCCTGTGCCGGCTCGTGGGGTGTGAGCGGGCAGCCCGCCAGCGCCCGGCCGCGAACCGTGAACAGGGAGCAAACCCTTTAGAGCAGCAGACCGCGACTCGGCCGGGGGAGCAGCGCCGGCCGGGCAGCGGCGTGTGCTCAGAGCGGCCGCGCCGCCATCGTGCCCGGGCCTGACGCTAGTGCTCTGAGCCCAGCGGAGCGGCCGCATCGCCTCTTCAGCAGCCGGCCGGCCACCGCCGAGGCCGGCTGAGGGGtcccccggggctgcggggcccaCGCCAGCCACCCTGACTCCGGCGTTGACGCTGCCTCCGCCGTGGCGGGCGACCCGGCCCCGCCGCCTGCGGGCCCCGCGCCGCGGGGGCCGGCGCAGCGCGGCCCGGCGGCGGCACGTGGTGGCGGCGCGGCCCATGTGACCGGCCCTCCCCGGCCGCTGCGGCTCATCCCCCCGCCCGGCCGAGTCCCCGCCCGCCTCGCCCCCAGCGCAGCGCAGCGCTCTCTGCGTGCAGCAGCCCCGCACCGCaggcagccgccgccgccccgggacCCGGCGCCATGGTAAGGGCGGCGCGGTGCGGACGGGCGGGGAGGGCGGTTGCGGGCGGCtggcgcggcccggcccggcccggccaaGCCGAGCGGGGCTGAGCGGagcagcccggcccggcgcggcctCCGGCGGCCATTTTAGTCTAATTTTAGCCGGGTGCGGGGGGAAGGGGCcgcgggagcggccgcggggcggccgcgggcggcggggcggggggccggggccgcggcctGGGCCtgggccgggcgggcggcgcaGCGCTCCCTGCGGCACCGCCCGGGCGTGCGAGTGCCCGACGGTGCGGTGAGGGGCGCTGGGCGCGGGGAGAGGGGTCCCGCCCTCCTCCCGAGGAGCCGCGGCCGCCCGGTGCCCGGGCCCGAGGGcggccggggccgtgccggaGCGCGGGGCCGTGGCGGGTGTCGGAGCGCAGGGCCGGAGGGCGCGGGGCGGAGGGATTCCCTGGGTCCCCGCGAACAAAGCGGGGAGAGGGGCCGGCGGGGCCCCGGGGACAAAGCCGGCGGCTCCCTGCGAGCCGCGCACCTGCCTTCCCTCCCCGGGCAGCCTGCGCTGGCAGCGCCTGCCTCGACAGATGTAATTGCTGGACCGAGAGCAAGGGCGCTGCAGATGGGCTGAGCTCGCTTGCTCACTCGCAGCGGGGTttgctgaattattttcattttgcctcGAGCTCCCCGTTTGCTTTGCCggtgttttgtttccttgctggTGTTTGAACGGCTTGCGAGCCTTATGGGGAGCTGTACAGTTGTAATTGGTATTTCTATATGGGCGAAGAGCAGTCGAACAATGCCAGTATGAAGTGAAATTCGGGAGCTCTTAAGGCGCGGTGTTGAAGCTGACACaatgcagaaaacatttctgctccTTGTAGAGCCTTACCTCACCCAACAAAATGAGAGTCGTGACGGCGCTGGATGTAAGCTGCTGCTGTAGTGTTTGatctactaaaaaaaaaaaaaaaaaaaaaaagctaacaaAAATCAACCCACCGGATCCCCACCCCCTTCTATCCCAACCGAAAATTACAAACTCCTATGTTCAGTTCCTATTCCCTCATCactccctcttcccctccccccaaatAAGCAAATGCATGATAAGGTAGAGGAAAACTGAGTAGTTCCGTGGTGTGGCTAGTTGTATGAAACTGCGATCCAGAATTGCAGCTGAAAATGCTGAGATCTACAAGAAACTACTCAATTCACACCTCCTTTATATCCTCTGCTTCAGTCCTACAAATACTATTAAGTTCATAGTGTGTTCAGGTTGAGTatagtatttttattcttacGGGGGCAGGCAGACTTCTTTATCTAGCACTGTGGGCTGTCATCTTTTTCTAGTGAGTGttaatttttgctgtttaaatTGTTCCTTTGATCTCATTTTACAGGCTTCTGGAGTTACCGTGAATGATGAAGTCATAAAGGTTTTTAATGACATGAAAGTAAGGAAATCTTCAACCccagaagagattaaaaaaagaaagaaagctgtTCTCTTCTGCTTAAGTGATGacaaaaaacaaataattgtAGAGGAGTCGAAGCAGATATTGGTTGGTGACATTGGTGATACTGTGGAGGACCCCTATACAGCCTTTGTGAAGTTGCTACCTTTGAATGATTGCCGATACGCTTTGTATGATGCCACATACGAGACAAAGGAATCTAAGAAAGAAGACCTGGTATTTATATTCTGGTGTGTGAAAGCAAAGCTTGCTGTTAAAATTGAATATTCTTGAGCTGCCACTGGATGACTTAGTAACTGTTTTGTTGttggctttttctttaaagggCTCCTGAAAGTGCACCTTTAAAAAGCAAGATGATCTACGCAAGCTCTAAAGAtgccattaaaaagaaatttacagGTATGGACTTAAAAGTGATTTTCTCGTTAACTACAGTGCCATTTAGATGTTGAGCTTCTCACAAGTACGTTGTTGTCCCTCTGTCTTTCAGGTATTAAACATGAGTGGCAAGTAAATGGTTTGGATGATATTAAGGACCGTTCAACACTTGGCGAGAAATTGGGAGGCAACGTGGTAGTTTCACTTGAAGGAAAACCCTTATAAAAAGACAGACAAGTGCCATCTGGATCTAAGGAGCTTCCATTTCTGCAGCTCGTTCAATTGGAATAGTATTAgtctccccatcccctcccctcctcaaAGAATAAGTCCCGTCCCCACCGCCCTGAAGGAGATGTCATTGTTAGGCAGTCTACCAGCGATTGCCATTAGACTGTTTAATCCTGGTAGTTTTATGTAGGATTCAAGGAATGCTTTCACGTCATACTCTTGGCCAAAACTGACGTTGCAGGCATTCCTTGCAACATGTTCAATGAATGTGATAGTTAATGTAAATAGTCTAGCAGACAGCAAAGGGTAAGCTAATTGAATGCCTTGAAAGTATTGTCCACTGGTCGGATGGTAGACTCTCTACAGTATTACTTACAGTTGCACTTGATTGCAGTTCCATGAGGCTCTTGTGCATTCATACACCTCACCTGCCTTGACAAGCCTATTTTTGTGACATGGCAGCACACAACACTATGCATTTAAAGCACTTTTTTGTAATATGTTTgacccgccccccccccaaggAATGCCAATTAAGTTGCTGTAACTGTGTCATCAAATTATTGTAGTACCTCAGTTTCATTCCTGTTACATGCATATCTTTATAAATGAAGTAGCTGTTACGATGCCTTTCGTTTTCCATTGAATGTACACTACTGAACAGGAGTAGAAGTTATCTGTTTACCATGAGTCTTGAAACACTAAAAGTTTTGTAAAACATCAGTCATGGTGGcaatttctgtattaaaaagaGCCTTAAATGGAACATTGTTTTCTGAGATCAAAAACTGGCCACGTTGCAATAAAACTTGTGGCTTATTACAGAACGTTGCCTTGTTTTCATTGGAAAATATAGTTTTTAAGTGTTTAAGCATATTTCGAACAACTTCTGTGGAAAGTATTGTAAAGGTAAACAATCATTAATCTCATCTTGAATAATGCAAGTTTTTAATACCGATTTAGGCACTGCTTTACAATACTTTGCGGCTCTGTTCTGGCTGTTCAATAAAGGACCTGCTCCTAGTTTACCGTAAATTAAAGAAGCTACCACTACTGAAGACCATAAGTTCCATGAAACACTTGTGTCAGAAACTTAAAAATACGAAGTAATTAACCATGCAGCGTGTTTTGTACCTGAATGTTCTTAAAGTTCTACATGCCAGAGTAAAACCTTGCACGAGTATTTACAGCTCGCCGTCTTTCTCGGTAAGATGATGTGTAATGACAGTCACATGCAGAATACGGAGCggggaaataatttttgtttcttgagTGTTGCAGTTAGACTGACTCAGTACAAGAATTAGCCTAAATGAACTGTTCTACTTGTTAGCTCCTATGTAAATAGAACTGGAAAGTGTTTGCCACTACTGAGGCTTGCACAGGGGACGTGTTTTGGCTGGGAGCCAAATAATGCTCTCCTTATAGAGAATTTGATCTGCTCTGTGTGAGCAATCCTCCCTTAGCCAGAGCTATTTATGGCAAACACATGCTTTTGTATCTTGTCATCGTTATCCACAAATGGCAAAACTGGACATGATTCTCCTGGTATGCATAAAGGAGCGCTGTTAGGCAGCCACTGGCAGCTGAACTGTACGTGCTGCTAGAAGGAATGCTCTTTTATCATtaccttattttaaaaagttggtAGAGTAGAACTGGGGGGCTTTTAAATGCAGGCTCTTTATGTTCAGTCCATAGCCCTTTTTCAACAAGGGAGCAGATAATAATCCAAatactttctctcttttccccagccctgcccccaATAGTTTAAGTAAGCTAGTGGTACTCTGTTTAGGCTCTCTTGTCCTGTAGAACTTTAAGACTTTATTTCAGGCTTCTGGCTATCCCTATGACTTGCACACCTCATTGTGTTAGCTGTTCTATGTAGACTAAACTTTACTAGAATTTGAGTAAAAAGGCATGATGACCACTGACTTATTAAGTGTATTAATGAGTCTTGGTTTTGTTCTACAAAACTCTCCTTTCAGGTACCTTTTAAGATTGCAAAGTAACTGATGGTATGCATGTTGtctagatgaaaaaaaaaaccccacaacttttTATTCCTCAAAACAGTCTATTTCTGATCATTCACGTTGTATGCAAAGCCCAGTTTAATGTAAAAATCTTTGTGCTTTATGTTCGAGTTCAGtacagtaaaatgaaattatcttttAACTGATTTTTCATAAGGAATAAATTGTTTCTTTAGAAAAAGCCAAAATGGAAAACGttaaattttaataaactatttgaattttcattttagacAGTAAACTTTTTTTAAGGAGTACTGTGTTTAAATTTattgtttctctctgctgcagtCTGGAAAAATGTCTCTGGCTTCTTAGTTGAATATTAtaggttccttttttttttttttaaactagctTAAGTGTATATTCACTCAGTCCAACTAGCTATGAAATTGAAGCACAAACTGTCGTTATGTAAGATTCCTACCAAATTAAAGTTTTGGATCCAAAAGGATCAGCCTGCCTTCAGTTTGTTCTTGAAATGAATGACTGACTGACTGATGTGAGGTCCAATTCAGAT
This window contains:
- the CFL2 gene encoding cofilin-2 — its product is MASGVTVNDEVIKVFNDMKVRKSSTPEEIKKRKKAVLFCLSDDKKQIIVEESKQILVGDIGDTVEDPYTAFVKLLPLNDCRYALYDATYETKESKKEDLVFIFWAPESAPLKSKMIYASSKDAIKKKFTGIKHEWQVNGLDDIKDRSTLGEKLGGNVVVSLEGKPL